A region from the Micrococcus cohnii genome encodes:
- a CDS encoding peptidoglycan DD-metalloendopeptidase family protein, whose product MKRTAVGIVGIISIMLALLIVPVTLALSSSLIPDDGPRGPRTSLICEEGDAGSAQIPDKYRRDIAEAAKVSGLSQEVLAAQIRTESNWQEDATSPSDARGLGQVKDIAWKDVGATGDPYNGHDSIRAMGLVHAKHRSQLEDRVRGLKGDEREQELVKLMLSAYRLGAGVVEQHDGVPDRPEIRDYLHKILGPGVQEVTTDCSTKEEPITEDIPDGEWTHPLPGGRFTSPFGYRGCIPGVRCTEDVKNHNGVDFSTPGSDVTTVVAPTNMKITQVYTHGAQIVIGRQEGDPGLVFSFVHCAEDSHRVKVGDKLSPGDPICTEGNTGEFSQTAHLHFQINEPSAPDDRYSRGTATAVDPEPILIQQGVSLE is encoded by the coding sequence ATGAAACGAACCGCCGTCGGAATCGTCGGCATCATCAGCATCATGCTCGCGCTGCTGATCGTGCCCGTCACGCTGGCGCTCAGCAGCTCCCTCATCCCCGACGACGGCCCACGCGGACCCCGTACCTCGCTGATCTGTGAAGAAGGCGACGCCGGATCCGCGCAGATCCCGGACAAGTACCGGCGAGACATCGCTGAGGCTGCGAAAGTCTCCGGACTCAGCCAGGAAGTGCTGGCCGCCCAGATTCGCACCGAGTCGAACTGGCAAGAGGACGCCACTAGCCCCTCCGACGCCCGAGGACTCGGCCAGGTCAAGGACATCGCCTGGAAAGACGTCGGCGCGACCGGCGACCCCTACAACGGCCACGACTCCATCCGGGCAATGGGCCTCGTCCACGCCAAACACCGGTCCCAGCTCGAGGACCGCGTGCGCGGCCTCAAGGGCGACGAACGCGAACAGGAACTCGTCAAACTCATGCTCAGCGCGTACCGGCTCGGCGCAGGCGTCGTTGAACAGCACGACGGCGTCCCCGACCGCCCCGAGATCCGCGACTACCTCCACAAGATTCTCGGCCCCGGCGTCCAAGAGGTCACCACCGACTGCTCCACCAAGGAAGAGCCCATCACCGAGGACATCCCCGACGGCGAATGGACCCACCCCCTTCCGGGTGGCCGCTTCACCAGCCCTTTCGGTTACCGCGGCTGCATCCCTGGCGTTCGGTGCACCGAGGACGTCAAGAACCACAACGGCGTCGACTTCTCGACCCCCGGCTCGGACGTGACCACCGTCGTGGCCCCCACGAACATGAAGATCACGCAGGTCTACACCCACGGCGCGCAGATCGTCATCGGCCGTCAGGAAGGCGACCCCGGCCTCGTCTTCAGCTTCGTGCACTGCGCCGAGGACAGCCACCGGGTCAAGGTCGGAGACAAGCTCTCCCCCGGAGACCCGATCTGCACCGAAGGCAACACCGGCGAGTTCTCTCAGACCGCGCACCTGCACTTCCAGATCAACGAACCATCAGCCCCGGATGATCGCTACTCGCGCGGCACAGCGACTGCCGTTGACCCCGAGCCGATCCTGATTCAGCAAGGAGTGAGCCTCGAATGA
- a CDS encoding IS3 family transposase (programmed frameshift): MPAPYPQEFRDDVVRVAQNREPGTHLRQIAKDFGISFSCLTNWMRQAEIEAGNKPGTTKAEAEELRAARRRIRLLEQENEVLRRAAAYLSQANLPKMMYPLVSELAADQIPVVVSLRVLKLARQPYYRWRDHPVSPSHIEQAYRANVLHDAHLNDPEFGYRLLRDEAEAAGEPMATRTAWRLCHENQWHSAFGAKHGKNGRRPGPPVHDDRVRRDFSAEEPNRLWLTDITEHPTGEGKLYLCAIKDVHAGRIVGYSMASRMQASLAVNALEQAVARRGGTDVVAGCIVHSDRGSQFRSALFQDALTAHGLIGSMGQVGAAGDNAAMESFFALLQKNVLDRGRWDTRDELRAGIITWIERTYHRRRRQVRLGRLTPVEYELIMDHTPADPA, encoded by the exons ATGCCCGCCCCCTACCCCCAAGAGTTCCGCGACGACGTCGTCCGCGTCGCCCAGAACCGTGAGCCCGGCACCCACTTGAGGCAGATCGCGAAGGACTTCGGGATCAGCTTCTCCTGTCTGACGAACTGGATGCGCCAGGCCGAGATCGAAGCCGGGAACAAGCCCGGCACCACCAAGGCCGAGGCCGAAGAACTCCGCGCAGCCCGCCGGAGGATCCGGCTGCTCGAGCAGGAGAACGAAGTCCTCCGCCGGGCTGCGGCCTATCTCTCCCAGGCGAACCTGCCG AAAATGATGTACCCGCTCGTGTCCGAGCTCGCCGCCGACCAGATCCCGGTCGTGGTGTCCTTGCGGGTCCTCAAGCTCGCCCGCCAGCCCTACTACCGCTGGCGGGACCACCCCGTGAGTCCCTCCCACATCGAGCAGGCCTACCGGGCCAACGTGCTACACGACGCGCACCTCAACGATCCGGAGTTCGGGTACCGGCTGCTGCGGGACGAGGCCGAGGCGGCCGGGGAACCCATGGCCACCCGGACTGCCTGGCGGCTCTGCCATGAGAACCAGTGGCACTCCGCATTCGGGGCCAAGCACGGCAAGAACGGACGCCGCCCAGGCCCGCCCGTGCACGATGACCGCGTCCGCCGGGACTTCTCTGCCGAGGAGCCCAACCGGCTGTGGTTGACCGACATCACGGAGCACCCCACCGGTGAGGGCAAGCTCTACCTCTGCGCGATCAAGGACGTGCACGCCGGGCGGATCGTGGGGTACTCCATGGCCTCACGGATGCAAGCCTCGTTGGCCGTGAACGCGCTCGAGCAGGCCGTGGCACGCCGCGGAGGCACCGACGTGGTGGCCGGGTGCATCGTGCACTCGGACCGCGGCTCGCAATTCCGCTCGGCCCTATTCCAGGACGCCCTCACCGCCCACGGGCTGATCGGGTCCATGGGCCAGGTCGGTGCTGCCGGGGACAACGCGGCCATGGAATCCTTCTTCGCGCTGCTGCAGAAGAACGTGCTGGACCGAGGGCGATGGGACACCCGGGACGAGCTGCGCGCCGGGATCATCACCTGGATCGAGCGGACCTACCACCGCCGACGCCGGCAGGTGCGCCTGGGCCGATTGACGCCCGTCGAGTACGAGTTGATCATGGACCACACGCCCGCAGACCCGGCGTGA
- a CDS encoding MinD/ParA family ATP-binding protein translates to MTTTLHLTGQVTLTDTTGTRLPATDLDTALATVATSKPGRTPTIRVTGHHPGLTIDPDTFTVTTDGHTTPAPDATDTPTYGLSYSDFTLTDPTGKPSPVQTTGLTRIGQATADYLNNPVTITSDLPGVNDLHFTPAPDTAHEPAPLSSTAEAFATRTRADRHRQAPAREGWRGALNEVFGLTLAPSADELHARELTATVQRGLPGHRTAVVVNIKGGASKTTATFLLAATLGRVRGGTVLAWDNNENSGNLADRARPAAHQHTALDLLDRIEDFTTPEHADKLSGFIRPQGDDRFHVLASQDHAGDREVIDAAAFRKMHSALRQFYSLAVIDTGNASTAPTWQAAVDVADEFVIAITNKEDAARRAFVTIDALRKTGHADKLANSIAVITQPSEASAERLAKVQELLADHVRAVIVVPFDPALDEGDEIHWDALHRDTRRAYLEATAALVEGLA, encoded by the coding sequence ATGACCACAACCCTGCACCTGACCGGACAGGTCACCCTGACCGACACGACCGGCACCCGCCTGCCCGCCACCGACCTGGACACAGCGCTGGCCACCGTGGCCACCTCCAAGCCCGGCCGGACACCCACGATCCGCGTGACCGGACACCACCCCGGACTGACCATCGACCCGGACACCTTCACCGTAACCACCGACGGTCACACGACCCCGGCCCCCGACGCCACAGACACCCCCACCTACGGACTGTCCTACAGCGACTTCACTCTCACCGACCCAACCGGCAAGCCCTCCCCCGTGCAGACCACCGGCCTGACCCGCATCGGCCAGGCCACCGCCGACTACCTGAACAACCCCGTCACCATCACCTCCGACCTACCCGGCGTGAATGACCTGCATTTCACCCCGGCCCCGGACACCGCACATGAGCCGGCCCCGCTGTCTTCAACCGCTGAGGCGTTCGCCACGCGCACCCGCGCCGACCGCCACCGCCAGGCCCCCGCCCGTGAAGGCTGGCGCGGAGCCCTCAACGAAGTCTTCGGCCTGACCCTGGCCCCCTCCGCCGACGAGCTGCACGCCCGCGAGCTCACCGCGACCGTGCAGCGCGGCCTGCCCGGCCACCGCACCGCCGTCGTCGTGAACATCAAGGGCGGGGCCAGCAAAACCACGGCCACGTTCCTGCTCGCGGCCACGCTCGGCCGAGTCCGCGGCGGCACCGTCCTGGCCTGGGACAACAACGAGAACTCCGGGAACCTCGCCGACCGCGCCCGCCCGGCAGCGCACCAGCACACCGCCCTGGACCTGCTCGACCGCATCGAGGACTTCACAACCCCCGAGCACGCCGACAAGCTCAGCGGCTTCATCCGCCCCCAGGGAGATGACCGGTTCCACGTCCTGGCTTCCCAGGACCACGCCGGTGACCGCGAGGTCATCGACGCCGCCGCGTTCCGCAAGATGCACTCCGCCCTGCGCCAGTTCTACAGCCTGGCCGTCATCGACACCGGCAACGCCTCGACCGCCCCGACCTGGCAGGCAGCCGTCGACGTCGCGGACGAGTTCGTCATCGCGATCACCAACAAGGAAGATGCGGCAAGGAGGGCGTTCGTGACCATCGACGCGCTCCGCAAGACCGGGCACGCCGACAAGCTCGCCAACTCCATCGCGGTCATCACCCAGCCCTCCGAGGCATCCGCCGAGCGCCTGGCCAAGGTGCAGGAGCTGCTGGCCGACCACGTGCGGGCCGTGATCGTCGTGCCGTTCGACCCGGCCCTCGACGAGGGCGACGAAATCCACTGGGACGCGCTGCACCGTGACACCCGCCGCGCCTACCTCGAAGCCACCGCGGCGCTCGTGGAGGGCCTGGCATGA
- a CDS encoding glutaredoxin family protein — MNTPITVYGQPSCQPCRLVQRRLDRDQVPYDYVDLTQHPDKLEQLRDAGMTQTPIIETPTDRWSGLDPDRLNRAIEHAQADMATTAQPSVTGPDLDRT, encoded by the coding sequence ATGAACACCCCGATCACCGTCTACGGCCAGCCGTCCTGCCAGCCCTGCCGCCTCGTGCAGCGCAGACTCGACCGCGACCAGGTGCCCTACGACTACGTCGACCTCACTCAGCACCCCGACAAGCTCGAGCAGCTCCGCGACGCAGGCATGACGCAGACCCCGATCATCGAGACCCCCACCGACCGGTGGTCCGGCCTCGACCCCGACCGGCTGAACCGGGCCATCGAGCACGCTCAGGCAGACATGGCCACCACCGCGCAGCCGAGCGTGACCGGCCCCGACCTCGACCGCACATGA